The Pseudomonas extremaustralis genome contains a region encoding:
- a CDS encoding putative bifunctional diguanylate cyclase/phosphodiesterase: MKLELKNSLSVKLLRVVLLSALIVGVALSVAQIVYDAYKTRQAVAGDAQRILDMFRDPSTQAVYSLDREMGMQVIEGLFQDDAVRMASIGHPNETMLAEKSRALQQSPSRWLTDLILGQERTFTTPLVGKGPYSEYYGDLSITLDTATYGQGFIVNSVIIFISGVLRALAMGMVLYLVYHWLLTKPLSRIIEHLTSINPDRPSEHKIPQIKGHERNELGLWINTANQLLESIERNTHLRHEAESSLLRMAQYDFLTGLPNRQKLQEQLDKILIDAGRRQRRVAVLCVGLDDFKSVNEQFTYQAGDKLLLALADRLRAHSGRLGALARLGGDQFALVQADIDQPYEAAELAQSILDDLEAEFALDHEEIRLRATIGITLFPEDGDSTEKLLQKAEQTMTLAKSRSRNRYQFYIASVDSEMRRRRELEKDLRDALSRNQLHLVYQPQISYRDHQVVGVEALIRWQHPEHGLVPPDLFIPLAEQNGTIIPIGEWVLDQACRQLREWHDLGFTGLRMAVNLSTVQLHHAELPRVVNNLLQIYRLPPRSLELEVTETGLMEDISTAAQHLLSLRRSGALIAIDDFGTGYSSLSYLKSLPLDKIKIDKSFVQDLLDDDDDATIVRAIIQLGKSLGMQVIAEGVETAEQEAYIISEGCHEGQGYYYSKPLPARELAAFLKHSERNNAAIL, encoded by the coding sequence TTGAAGCTGGAACTCAAGAACAGCTTGTCGGTGAAGTTGCTACGGGTTGTGTTGCTCTCGGCATTGATCGTTGGCGTGGCACTGAGCGTGGCGCAAATCGTTTACGACGCCTACAAGACACGCCAGGCCGTGGCCGGCGATGCCCAACGTATCCTCGACATGTTTCGCGACCCCTCGACCCAGGCCGTCTACAGCCTGGACCGCGAGATGGGCATGCAGGTCATCGAGGGGCTGTTCCAGGACGACGCTGTGCGCATGGCGTCCATCGGCCATCCCAACGAAACCATGCTCGCGGAGAAGAGCCGCGCATTGCAGCAATCCCCCAGCCGCTGGCTCACCGACCTGATTCTTGGCCAGGAACGCACCTTTACTACCCCCCTGGTCGGCAAAGGCCCCTACAGCGAGTATTACGGCGACCTGAGCATCACCCTCGACACTGCCACCTACGGCCAGGGGTTTATCGTCAACTCGGTGATCATCTTCATTTCCGGGGTCCTGCGCGCCCTGGCCATGGGCATGGTGTTGTACCTGGTCTATCACTGGCTGCTGACCAAGCCGCTGTCGCGCATTATCGAGCACCTGACCTCGATCAACCCCGACCGCCCCAGCGAACACAAGATCCCGCAAATCAAGGGCCACGAACGCAACGAACTGGGGTTGTGGATCAATACCGCCAACCAGTTGCTCGAATCCATCGAACGCAATACCCACCTGCGCCACGAAGCGGAAAGCAGCCTGCTGCGCATGGCCCAATACGACTTCCTGACCGGCCTGCCGAACCGCCAGAAACTGCAGGAGCAACTGGACAAGATCCTTATCGACGCCGGCCGCCGGCAACGCCGCGTGGCAGTGCTGTGCGTGGGGCTGGATGACTTCAAAAGCGTCAATGAACAGTTCACCTACCAGGCCGGCGACAAACTGCTCCTGGCCCTGGCCGACCGCCTGCGAGCCCACAGCGGCCGCCTCGGTGCCCTGGCCCGCCTGGGGGGCGACCAGTTCGCCCTGGTACAGGCCGATATCGACCAACCCTACGAAGCCGCCGAACTGGCGCAAAGCATCCTCGACGACCTGGAAGCGGAGTTCGCCCTCGACCACGAGGAAATCCGCCTGCGCGCCACCATCGGCATCACCCTGTTCCCGGAAGACGGCGACAGCACCGAGAAGCTGCTGCAAAAAGCCGAACAGACCATGACCCTGGCCAAGAGCCGCTCGCGTAACCGCTATCAGTTCTATATCGCCAGCGTGGACAGTGAAATGCGCCGCCGCCGCGAGCTGGAAAAAGACCTGCGCGACGCCCTCAGCCGCAACCAGCTCCACTTGGTCTACCAGCCGCAGATCAGCTACCGCGACCACCAAGTGGTCGGGGTTGAAGCATTGATCCGCTGGCAACACCCGGAACACGGCCTGGTACCGCCCGACCTGTTCATCCCCCTGGCGGAACAGAACGGCACCATTATTCCGATCGGTGAATGGGTACTGGACCAGGCCTGCCGCCAATTGCGCGAATGGCACGACCTGGGCTTCACCGGACTGCGCATGGCGGTCAACCTGTCCACCGTGCAGTTGCACCACGCCGAGTTGCCGCGGGTGGTCAACAACCTGTTGCAGATCTACCGCCTGCCGCCGCGCAGCCTGGAACTGGAAGTCACCGAAACCGGCCTGATGGAAGACATCAGCACCGCCGCCCAGCACCTGCTGAGCCTGCGCCGTTCCGGTGCACTGATTGCGATCGATGACTTCGGCACCGGTTACTCATCCCTGAGTTACCTCAAAAGCCTACCCCTGGACAAAATCAAGATCGACAAGAGCTTCGTTCAGGACCTGCTGGACGACGATGACGACGCGACCATCGTGCGCGCCATTATCCAACTGGGCAAAAGCCTGGGCATGCAAGTGATTGCCGAAGGCGTGGAGACTGCCGAACAGGAGGCCTACATCATCTCCGAGGGCTGCCATGAAGGTCAGGGTTACTACTACAGCAAACCCCTGCCGGCCCGGGAGTTGGCGGCTTTTTTGAAACACTCCGAGCGTAATAACGCGGCAATTCTGTGA
- a CDS encoding LysE/ArgO family amino acid transporter translates to MWQSYMNGLLVALGLIMAIGTQNAFVLAQSLRREHHLPVAALCVICDALLVAAGVFGLATILAQSPILLGIARWGGAAFLLWYGACALRRACTKQSLDQGGSLKVRSLRAVLLSALAVTLLNPHVYLDTVLLIGSLGAQQTEPGAYVAGAASASFLWFTTLALGAAWMAPWLARPATWRLLDLLVAVMMFSVAYQLISA, encoded by the coding sequence ATGTGGCAAAGCTATATGAATGGCCTGTTGGTCGCCCTGGGGCTGATCATGGCCATCGGCACCCAGAACGCATTCGTGCTGGCGCAAAGCCTGCGTCGCGAACATCACCTGCCGGTGGCGGCCCTGTGCGTGATCTGCGATGCCCTGCTGGTGGCGGCCGGGGTCTTCGGCCTGGCGACAATTTTGGCGCAAAGCCCGATCCTGCTGGGGATCGCCCGCTGGGGCGGTGCCGCATTCCTGCTCTGGTACGGCGCCTGCGCGTTGCGGCGGGCGTGCACGAAACAGAGCCTGGACCAGGGGGGCAGCCTCAAGGTGCGTTCCTTGCGCGCCGTGTTGCTCAGTGCCTTGGCGGTTACGCTGCTCAACCCCCATGTGTACCTGGACACGGTCCTGCTGATCGGCTCACTGGGCGCGCAACAAACCGAACCCGGCGCCTACGTGGCCGGCGCCGCGAGCGCATCGTTCCTGTGGTTCACCACCTTGGCGCTCGGCGCGGCATGGATGGCACCGTGGTTGGCGCGCCCGGCGACCTGGCGCCTGCTCGACCTGCTGGTGGCAGTGATGATGTTCAGCGTCGCCTATCAACTGATCAGCGCCTGA
- a CDS encoding superoxide dismutase produces the protein MAFELPPLPYAHDALQPHISKETLEYHHDKHHNTYVVNLNNLVPGTEFEGKTLEEIVKSSSGGIFNNAAQVWNHTFYWNCLAPNAGGQPTGALAEAINAAFGSFDKFKEEFTKTSVGTFGSGWGWLVKKADGSLALASTIGAGNPLTSGDTPLLTCDVWEHAYYIDYRNARPKYVEAFWNLVNWKFVAEQFEGKTFTA, from the coding sequence ATGGCTTTCGAATTGCCGCCGCTGCCCTACGCACACGATGCCCTGCAGCCGCACATCTCCAAGGAAACCCTGGAGTACCACCACGACAAGCACCACAACACCTATGTCGTGAACCTGAACAACCTGGTGCCTGGCACCGAGTTCGAAGGCAAGACCCTGGAAGAAATCGTCAAATCTTCTTCGGGCGGCATCTTCAACAACGCCGCGCAAGTCTGGAACCACACCTTCTACTGGAACTGCCTGGCGCCAAACGCCGGCGGCCAACCTACCGGCGCCCTGGCTGAAGCCATCAACGCTGCGTTCGGTTCGTTCGACAAGTTCAAGGAAGAATTCACCAAGACCTCCGTCGGCACCTTCGGTTCCGGTTGGGGCTGGCTGGTGAAAAAGGCTGACGGTTCCCTGGCCCTGGCCAGCACCATCGGCGCCGGCAACCCGCTGACCAGCGGCGACACCCCGCTGCTGACCTGCGACGTCTGGGAACACGCTTACTACATCGACTACCGCAACGCCCGTCCAAAGTATGTGGAAGCGTTCTGGAACCTGGTCAACTGGAAGTTCGTGGCTGAGCAGTTCGAAGGCAAGACCTTCACTGCCTAA
- a CDS encoding LysR family transcriptional regulator ArgP, whose product MFDYKLLSALAAVVEQAGFERGAQVLGLSQSAISQRIKLLEARIGQPVLIRATPPTPTDIGRRLLNHVQQVRLLERDLQSQVPALDDEGMPERLRIALNADSLATWWAEAVSDFCAEQHLLLDLVVEDQTVGLKRMRAGEVAACICASERPVAGARSLLLGAMRYRALASPAFIARHFPQGVRADQLARTPALVFGPDDFLQHRYLASLGVDGGFEHHLCPSSEGFIRLTEAGLGWGLVPELQVRDQLQRGLLVELLPDKPIDVPLYWHHWRSGGQLLGLLTDHLAQACGQWLVPLE is encoded by the coding sequence ATGTTCGACTATAAATTGCTTTCCGCCCTGGCGGCGGTGGTGGAACAGGCCGGCTTCGAACGCGGCGCGCAAGTCCTGGGGCTGTCGCAGTCGGCGATTTCCCAGCGCATCAAATTGCTCGAGGCGCGTATCGGCCAGCCAGTGCTGATCCGGGCCACCCCGCCGACGCCCACCGATATCGGCCGGCGCCTGCTTAACCATGTGCAACAGGTACGGCTGCTGGAGCGTGATCTGCAAAGTCAGGTGCCGGCGCTGGATGACGAAGGCATGCCCGAACGTTTGCGCATCGCGCTGAATGCCGACAGCCTCGCCACATGGTGGGCCGAGGCCGTCAGCGACTTTTGCGCCGAACAGCATTTACTGTTGGACTTGGTGGTGGAAGACCAGACCGTCGGCCTCAAGCGTATGCGCGCCGGCGAAGTGGCGGCCTGTATTTGCGCCAGCGAGCGCCCGGTTGCCGGGGCTCGCAGCCTGTTGCTCGGGGCCATGCGCTACCGCGCGTTGGCCAGTCCGGCTTTTATCGCACGGCACTTTCCCCAGGGCGTGCGCGCCGATCAACTGGCGCGCACGCCAGCGTTGGTGTTCGGGCCGGATGATTTCCTGCAGCATCGATACCTGGCGTCCCTCGGCGTGGATGGTGGTTTCGAACACCATCTGTGCCCGTCGTCCGAAGGTTTTATCCGGCTGACGGAAGCCGGCCTCGGGTGGGGCCTGGTGCCGGAGTTGCAGGTGCGCGACCAGTTGCAACGCGGCCTGCTGGTGGAGTTATTGCCAGATAAGCCCATCGACGTGCCGCTGTACTGGCATCATTGGCGCAGTGGCGGCCAACTGCTGGGCTTATTGACCGACCATCTGGCCCAGGCGTGTGGCCAATGGTTGGTGCCGTTGGAGTGA
- a CDS encoding imelysin family protein, with protein sequence MIRMPLATASLLAIAISLAGCGEGKDKAAAPQAPTPAASTAAPAAATPAGQVDEAAAKAVVAHYADMVFAVYSDAESTAKTLQTAIDAFLAKPNDETLKAARAAWVAARVPYLQSEVFRFGNTIIDDWEGQVNAWPLDEGLIDYTDKSYEHALGNPGATANIIANTEIQVGEDKVDVKDITPEKLASLNELGGSEANVATGYHAIEFLLWGQDLNGTGPGAGNRPASDYLTGDGATGGHNERRRAYLNAVTQLLVSDLEEMVGNWKPNVEDNYRATLEAEPATDGLRKMLFGMGSLSLGELAGERMKVSLEANSPEDEQDCFSDNTHNSHFYDAKGIRNVYLGEYTRVDGTKMTGASLSSLVAKADPAADAALKADLAATEAKIQVMVDHANKGEHYDQLIAAGNDAGNQIVRDAIAALVKQTGSIEAAAGKLGISDLNPDNADHEF encoded by the coding sequence ATGATTCGTATGCCCCTGGCCACCGCCAGTCTGCTGGCCATTGCCATTTCTCTCGCCGGCTGCGGCGAAGGTAAAGACAAGGCCGCCGCGCCCCAGGCGCCGACCCCGGCTGCCAGCACTGCCGCGCCTGCGGCGGCCACACCTGCCGGCCAGGTCGACGAAGCGGCTGCCAAAGCAGTGGTTGCGCATTACGCTGACATGGTTTTCGCGGTCTACAGCGATGCCGAGTCCACGGCGAAAACCCTGCAAACCGCCATCGACGCCTTCCTCGCCAAGCCCAACGACGAAACCCTCAAGGCCGCCCGTGCCGCTTGGGTCGCCGCTCGCGTGCCATACCTGCAGAGCGAAGTGTTCCGCTTCGGCAACACCATCATCGACGACTGGGAAGGCCAGGTGAACGCCTGGCCCCTGGACGAAGGCCTGATCGACTACACCGACAAATCCTACGAACACGCCCTGGGCAACCCCGGCGCCACCGCCAACATCATCGCCAACACCGAGATCCAGGTCGGCGAAGACAAGGTCGACGTGAAGGACATCACCCCGGAAAAACTCGCCAGCCTCAATGAGCTCGGCGGTTCCGAAGCCAACGTCGCCACCGGCTACCACGCCATCGAATTCCTGCTCTGGGGCCAGGACCTCAATGGCACCGGCCCAGGCGCAGGCAACCGCCCCGCGTCCGACTACCTGACCGGCGACGGTGCCACCGGCGGTCACAACGAGCGCCGCCGCGCCTACCTGAATGCTGTGACCCAGTTGCTGGTCAGCGACCTGGAAGAAATGGTCGGCAACTGGAAGCCCAACGTCGAAGACAACTACCGCGCCACCCTGGAAGCAGAGCCTGCCACCGATGGCCTGCGCAAAATGCTGTTCGGCATGGGCAGCCTGTCCCTGGGCGAACTGGCCGGTGAGCGCATGAAGGTTTCCCTGGAAGCCAACTCGCCGGAAGACGAACAGGATTGCTTCAGCGACAACACCCACAACTCGCATTTCTACGACGCCAAGGGCATCCGTAACGTCTACCTGGGCGAGTACACCCGCGTCGACGGCACCAAAATGACCGGCGCCAGCCTGTCGTCCCTGGTGGCCAAGGCCGACCCGGCTGCCGATGCTGCATTGAAAGCCGACTTGGCCGCGACCGAGGCGAAGATCCAGGTCATGGTCGACCACGCCAACAAAGGTGAGCACTACGACCAGTTGATCGCAGCCGGTAACGACGCGGGCAACCAGATCGTGCGCGACGCGATCGCAGCGCTGGTCAAGCAGACCGGCTCGATCGAAGCCGCCGCCGGCAAGCTGGGGATCAGCGATCTGAACCCGGACAACGCCGATCACGAGTTCTGA